A genome region from Bradyrhizobium commune includes the following:
- a CDS encoding CobW family GTP-binding protein, whose product MNDAISQTPVTVLTGYLGAGKTTLLNRILTETHGKRYAVIVNEFGEVGIDNDLIVNADEEIFEMNNGCICCTVRGDLIRILEGLMKRRGKFDGIIVETTGLADPAPVAQTFLVDDDVRRNTKLDAIVTVIDAKHLLGEIDQAHEAQEQIAFADVVLLNKTDLVSEEDLKLVESRIRSINPYTVIHRTERCALDLEKVLDRNAFDLNRVLEFEPGFLTEAHGHEHDSHVKSLSLTSQTPLIPEKFFPWMQETVRQFGTDILRLKGIIQFQDDPDRFVIQGVHMLLEGDHQRPWKPDEPRTSRLVFIGRDLPEDILKDGFSRCQSSSH is encoded by the coding sequence ATGAACGACGCGATTTCACAAACACCGGTCACCGTCCTCACCGGGTACCTGGGCGCGGGGAAGACGACTTTGCTCAACCGGATCCTGACCGAAACCCACGGCAAGCGCTATGCAGTGATCGTGAATGAGTTCGGCGAGGTCGGAATTGATAACGATCTGATCGTCAACGCGGACGAAGAGATATTCGAAATGAACAATGGGTGCATCTGCTGCACGGTGAGAGGCGATCTCATCAGGATTCTCGAAGGGCTGATGAAGCGGCGTGGCAAGTTCGACGGAATCATCGTGGAGACCACCGGGCTTGCCGATCCGGCGCCGGTGGCACAAACCTTCCTTGTCGACGATGACGTTCGCCGCAACACGAAGCTCGACGCGATCGTCACGGTCATCGACGCAAAACATCTCCTCGGAGAGATCGACCAGGCGCACGAAGCGCAGGAGCAGATCGCATTCGCCGACGTCGTCTTGCTCAACAAGACCGATCTGGTCTCGGAGGAGGATCTCAAGCTTGTCGAGTCGAGAATTCGTTCAATCAATCCTTATACCGTAATCCATCGCACGGAGCGCTGCGCGCTCGACCTCGAGAAAGTCCTGGATCGCAACGCGTTCGATCTCAACAGGGTTCTTGAGTTCGAGCCCGGCTTTCTCACTGAAGCTCACGGCCATGAGCACGACAGCCACGTCAAGAGCCTGTCCTTGACGTCGCAGACACCTCTCATTCCCGAGAAGTTTTTCCCCTGGATGCAGGAGACCGTTCGTCAGTTCGGGACCGATATTTTGCGGCTGAAGGGGATCATCCAGTTCCAGGACGATCCCGATCGCTTCGTCATTCAGGGGGTGCACATGTTGCTCGAAGGAGACCATCAACGCCCCTGGAAACCCGATGAGCCCAGGACAAGCCGTCTGGTCTTCATCGGGCGCGACTTGCCGGAGGACATTCTCAAGGACGGCTTTAGCCGTTGCCAGAGTTCAAGTCATTGA
- a CDS encoding PepSY domain-containing protein, with protein sequence MRILVLIHRWLSIPLCLLFAMWFASGIVMHFVPFPELTEAERFAGLSAIDVSMVKRSPGEAVAASTLKNVRRVRLWQRSDGPVYLVSAASGMKALHADDLRAADVDSEQVALAIASEYARLRGVNASAAMLAELADYDQWTVPNGLDGHRPLYRIALNDSAGMELYVSSRTGEIVRDTTRNERVWNYVGSVAHWIYPTALRKNWMAWNVTVWWLSLAAVIAALSGLIVGLLRLRRVRDRIVSPYRKWHAWHHWLGLASAVFVMTWIVSGWLSMDHGRLFTTGALTRSEADRIAGMPAWGELTSTVPGSISPAAREIEWFAFGDRIYQRIRTGVDAQQLSVVVPASDAPSSSFLQADEVNAVISRAVGGCSSTKAVERDDDYFVASEVAPAPVYRSVCGDVWYQIDGASGANLEKLDAQRRTYRWLYRALHTFDLPTLMARPSLRTAMVVVLCTFGVAFSITGVVIAWRRLRLEFR encoded by the coding sequence ATTGACCGAAGCGGAGCGCTTCGCGGGTTTGTCCGCCATCGACGTGTCCATGGTGAAGCGCAGTCCCGGCGAAGCTGTCGCGGCGAGCACGCTCAAAAACGTCAGGCGCGTGCGTCTCTGGCAGCGCAGCGACGGTCCGGTGTACCTGGTGTCAGCCGCCTCCGGGATGAAAGCTCTGCATGCGGACGATCTGCGCGCTGCTGATGTCGACTCTGAGCAAGTGGCACTCGCAATCGCGTCCGAGTATGCACGCCTGCGCGGAGTGAACGCCTCTGCCGCCATGTTGGCGGAATTAGCGGACTACGACCAATGGACGGTCCCGAACGGCCTCGACGGGCATCGACCTCTCTATCGCATTGCTCTCAATGATTCTGCGGGGATGGAGCTCTACGTCTCGTCACGCACCGGTGAGATCGTCAGGGATACGACCCGCAATGAACGTGTCTGGAACTATGTTGGAAGCGTCGCGCACTGGATTTATCCCACGGCACTGCGCAAAAACTGGATGGCCTGGAACGTCACGGTCTGGTGGCTGTCGCTTGCTGCTGTCATCGCCGCACTGTCGGGCTTGATCGTAGGCCTTCTTCGCCTCAGGCGGGTGCGCGACCGTATCGTGTCTCCCTACCGAAAGTGGCATGCCTGGCACCACTGGCTTGGACTGGCGTCTGCGGTGTTCGTGATGACCTGGATCGTCAGCGGCTGGCTATCGATGGACCATGGCCGTCTCTTCACCACCGGCGCGCTCACCAGATCGGAAGCAGATCGGATCGCGGGGATGCCGGCGTGGGGCGAACTGACCTCGACAGTCCCCGGATCCATTTCGCCGGCCGCCCGCGAGATCGAGTGGTTCGCTTTCGGCGATCGCATCTACCAACGCATTCGAACGGGCGTCGATGCGCAGCAGCTCTCGGTCGTCGTTCCAGCGTCTGATGCTCCATCTTCCTCGTTCTTGCAGGCCGATGAGGTCAACGCCGTCATCTCCCGCGCCGTCGGCGGCTGCTCGAGCACCAAGGCTGTCGAGCGAGACGACGATTACTTCGTTGCATCTGAAGTTGCGCCGGCTCCGGTGTATCGATCCGTCTGCGGGGACGTATGGTACCAGATCGACGGCGCGAGCGGCGCCAACCTGGAAAAGCTTGACGCGCAGCGTCGAACCTATCGCTGGCTGTACCGCGCGCTGCACACATTCGATCTCCCCACCTTGATGGCACGCCCAAGCTTACGCACGGCGATGGTTGTCGTCCTGTGCACGTTTGGAGTCGCGTTCAGCATCACCGGAGTCGTGATCGCGTGGCGGCGGCTGAGGCTGGAATTTCGTTGA
- a CDS encoding CobW family GTP-binding protein, whose protein sequence is MKLDQPIPVTILTGFLGAGKSTLLNELLESEAFADTAVIINEFGDISIDHDLVRVNKREMMVTTTGCLCCTAASDIRTSLFELYDAVESKAVPPFKRVIVETTGLADPAPIINQITPGGLPAAGFRDHVVARCFRLSGVVCAIDVTTIEESMERHFECMKQVAFADLIVLTKTDVDAEPAERRPNSELSQEIRQINAAAPIVDRHGAGFDLATVFAPRGYVPSEQGSDVEGWLALEQALAEQGQAHDSVAGASRHAAAGIQTLALLESRPVSARNLATFVELLNAVAGPQLLRLKGLVGLEDDPDRPLVVHGVQHAIHQYRLPAWPSDDRRTRMVVITHGIDEATVKNLFTTITGLSTRAKAELVLTAAGLSLLGVALVAGLLLIFHERATAQFEPSAVIHDLPNPKS, encoded by the coding sequence ATGAAGCTAGACCAACCGATTCCGGTGACGATCCTCACGGGCTTCCTGGGCGCGGGAAAATCCACGCTGCTCAACGAGCTCCTGGAAAGCGAGGCCTTTGCGGACACCGCCGTCATCATCAACGAGTTTGGCGATATATCGATCGACCATGACCTTGTTCGGGTCAACAAGCGCGAAATGATGGTGACGACCACGGGCTGCCTCTGCTGCACGGCCGCGAGCGACATCAGGACTTCCCTGTTCGAACTTTACGATGCTGTGGAGAGCAAGGCTGTCCCGCCGTTCAAGCGCGTGATCGTCGAGACGACCGGTCTTGCCGACCCCGCTCCGATCATCAATCAGATCACGCCCGGCGGGCTTCCGGCCGCGGGTTTTCGGGATCATGTCGTGGCAAGATGCTTCCGGCTGTCCGGCGTCGTCTGCGCAATCGACGTGACCACGATCGAAGAGTCGATGGAGCGGCACTTCGAATGCATGAAGCAGGTGGCGTTCGCGGACCTCATCGTGCTCACCAAGACCGATGTAGACGCAGAGCCCGCAGAACGTCGCCCCAATTCTGAACTGTCGCAGGAAATCCGCCAGATCAATGCGGCGGCGCCCATCGTGGATCGCCATGGAGCTGGCTTCGACCTCGCCACAGTGTTTGCGCCGCGCGGCTACGTTCCCTCCGAGCAGGGGTCCGATGTTGAAGGATGGTTGGCTCTTGAGCAGGCGTTGGCCGAGCAAGGGCAAGCTCACGACAGTGTCGCGGGCGCAAGCCGCCATGCGGCGGCGGGCATCCAAACTCTGGCGTTGCTGGAAAGCCGCCCCGTATCGGCACGAAACCTCGCCACGTTCGTTGAGCTGCTCAATGCCGTGGCCGGCCCGCAACTGCTCCGTCTCAAGGGCCTTGTTGGACTCGAGGACGATCCGGATCGGCCCCTCGTCGTGCACGGCGTTCAGCATGCGATCCATCAATATCGACTGCCGGCCTGGCCGTCGGACGATCGTCGCACGCGAATGGTCGTCATCACCCACGGTATCGATGAAGCGACCGTCAAGAACCTGTTCACCACGATAACAGGCCTTTCAACGCGCGCGAAAGCGGAGCTGGTGCTGACTGCCGCTGGCTTGAGCCTTCTCGGCGTGGCGCTTGTCGCGGGGCTCTTGCTCATTTTCCACGAGCGCGCCACCGCCCAGTTCGAACCCTCTGCCGTGATCCACGATCTACCGAACCCGAAAAGCTGA
- a CDS encoding metal ABC transporter solute-binding protein, Zn/Mn family: protein MAALIILGALTNTYAADGKIAIVAAENFYGDVAQQIGGNSVSVTSILKNPDQDPHLFETSPSIVRDVAAAQVVIQNGANYDSWMEGLLKVTPKSGRVLIMVADLLHKNAGENPHLWYDPATMPAVAKAVAAALKAADPAHADNYDARLKSFLASLQPLDDKIASIRNQYAGLPVTATEPVFGYMAASLGLTMLDHQFQLAVMNDTEPSASDIAAFEQDLKTHKARVLFYNRQVSDNMVQRLVGLAHQSNVPVVGVTETAPTGLSYQDWMLTQLEATEKALAGNH, encoded by the coding sequence GTGGCGGCGCTGATCATACTTGGCGCTCTCACGAACACATACGCCGCCGACGGCAAGATCGCAATCGTAGCGGCTGAAAACTTCTACGGTGACGTCGCGCAGCAGATCGGGGGTAACTCCGTTTCGGTCACCAGTATTCTGAAGAACCCGGATCAGGACCCACATCTGTTCGAGACCTCCCCTTCCATCGTTCGCGATGTCGCCGCCGCGCAGGTCGTCATCCAGAATGGCGCCAACTACGACTCGTGGATGGAAGGGCTGCTCAAGGTCACGCCGAAATCCGGGCGCGTCCTGATCATGGTCGCCGACCTTTTGCACAAGAACGCCGGGGAAAATCCGCATCTGTGGTACGACCCGGCTACAATGCCAGCGGTCGCAAAAGCGGTCGCCGCCGCATTGAAGGCTGCTGATCCCGCCCACGCGGACAATTACGACGCGCGGCTAAAATCCTTTCTCGCCTCGCTCCAGCCGCTGGACGACAAGATCGCTTCCATTCGCAACCAGTATGCCGGGCTCCCGGTCACGGCAACAGAGCCGGTTTTCGGCTACATGGCCGCCTCGCTAGGTCTGACGATGCTCGACCATCAATTTCAGCTCGCGGTCATGAATGATACCGAGCCGAGCGCCAGCGATATCGCCGCGTTCGAACAGGATCTGAAGACGCACAAGGCACGCGTCCTGTTCTATAACAGGCAGGTGTCGGATAATATGGTGCAGCGTCTGGTCGGGCTTGCGCATCAATCCAATGTTCCAGTCGTGGGGGTGACGGAAACCGCGCCGACCGGGCTTTCGTACCAGGATTGGATGCTGACACAGCTTGAAGCGACCGAGAAGGCGCTGGCCGGAAATCACTGA
- a CDS encoding metal ABC transporter ATP-binding protein → MNVIEFDRVTIEIGGQVVLENANFAIEPGEFIGVLGPNGAGKTTLMRAILGLLRPSTGTIRVFGRTPQRGDADIGYVPQVRTVMPGLRVRGFDFVASSIRGDRWGLPTLGRADRRTIDETLTAVGARDLADRALSDMSGGERQRLLLAQALLGEPRLLLLDEPLISLDQRHQESIIELVGRFAHDRNITVLFSAHELNQLIGALDRVLYLGNGHAALGTVAEVVTAPVLSKLYGADIDVVHADGHIFVLSRGRNIERSGHLHDHPAHHRERHA, encoded by the coding sequence ATGAACGTCATCGAGTTCGATCGCGTAACAATTGAAATTGGCGGCCAGGTCGTCCTGGAGAACGCCAACTTCGCGATCGAACCTGGCGAATTCATCGGCGTCCTCGGTCCCAACGGGGCCGGCAAAACCACGCTGATGCGCGCCATCCTTGGCCTGTTGCGGCCAAGCACAGGAACTATCCGGGTGTTCGGCCGTACCCCGCAGCGCGGCGATGCGGATATCGGGTACGTTCCACAGGTGCGCACGGTAATGCCGGGATTGCGCGTGCGTGGCTTCGATTTCGTCGCGAGCTCGATCCGCGGCGATCGGTGGGGTCTGCCGACGCTTGGGCGCGCCGACCGCAGGACGATTGACGAGACGCTCACGGCGGTGGGCGCACGCGACCTCGCCGATCGTGCGCTGTCGGACATGTCGGGCGGTGAGCGGCAGCGTCTGCTGCTGGCTCAAGCGCTGCTCGGCGAACCGAGACTGCTGCTGCTCGATGAACCTTTGATCAGCCTTGATCAACGCCATCAGGAGTCGATCATCGAGCTTGTTGGACGCTTCGCCCACGACCGCAACATTACGGTCTTATTCAGCGCGCACGAGCTCAATCAGCTGATTGGCGCGCTCGACCGCGTGCTCTATCTCGGCAACGGCCACGCTGCGCTAGGGACCGTGGCGGAGGTGGTGACGGCGCCGGTGTTATCGAAGCTCTACGGGGCGGATATCGACGTCGTCCACGCCGACGGACACATCTTCGTGCTGTCGCGAGGCCGCAACATCGAGCGCTCCGGCCATCTGCATGACCATCCTGCTCACCATCGTGAACGCCATGCTTGA